Proteins co-encoded in one Fusarium musae strain F31 chromosome 3, whole genome shotgun sequence genomic window:
- a CDS encoding hypothetical protein (BUSCO:EOG09264YIJ), translating to MPILLRGFLNVSRHANHSTKWCRAINGARLMSKRKAKAPKPFELIYPDAPTKEHSDLNSFLSYVERVSLNKRSTVYRGTHYEYTVADTLSQYGFFLKRVGGQSDRGMDLLGLWTLPSTTRTFKVVLQCKAGARSASPMYIRELKGAMAAAPPGWRGNDVLGLLVGEKPATKGVQGEMHSADVALGYVCCSKEGDVLQLLWNIKAQEMGLDGVTVGLRYGEDTNKLVLVSGGEMLPLLEKTKTEEEDVVVDVSAIEIEGSQG from the coding sequence ATGCCTATTTTGCTCCGAGGCTTTTTGAATGTCTCAAGGCATGCAAATCATTCGACAAAATGGTGCCGCGCCATAAATGGTGCAAGGCTGATGAGCAAGCGCAAAGCCAAGGCTCCAAAACCCTTTGAATTAATATATCCTGATGCTCCGACCAAGGAGCACTCCGATCTCAACTCCTTCTTATCATACGTGGAACGTGTCAGCTTAAACAAAAGATCTACGGTCTATAGAGGCACCCATTACGAATACACAGTCGCCGATACACTATCCCAGTATGGCTTCTTTCTCAAACGCGTTGGCGGGCAGTCAGACCGTGGCATGGATCTTCTAGGGCTATGGACACTCCCCTCCACGACGCGAACCTTCAAAGTGGTTCTCCAATGCAAAGCGGGTGCTCGGAGTGCAAGCCCAATGTACATTCGCGAGCTCAAGGGCGCCATGGCAGCAGCGCCTCCGGGATGGCGAGGCAATGATGTCCTGGGCCTCCTGGTGGGTGAGAAACCAGCCACGAAGGGTGTGCAGGGCGAGATGCACTCCGCGGATGTGGCGCTAGGCTATGTGTGCTGTTCTAAGGAGGGAGATGTTCTGCAACTGCTATGGAATATCAAGGCTCAAGAGATGGGGCTAGATGGAGTTACAGTTGGTTTGAGGTATGGAGAGGATACTAACAAGCTTGTGTTGGTGAGTGGAGGTGAAATGTTGCCCCTGCtggagaagaccaagactgaggaggaagacgtgGTGGTTGATGTGTCTGCCATTGAGATTGAAGGTTCACAAGGGTGA